A stretch of Mus musculus strain C57BL/6J chromosome 19, GRCm38.p6 C57BL/6J DNA encodes these proteins:
- the Ms4a3 gene encoding membrane-spanning 4-domains subfamily A member 3: MKPEETGGSVYQPLDESRHVQRGVLQALGAIQILNGILILALGIFLVCLQHVSHHFRHFFFFTFYTGYPLWGAVFFISSGSLTVAAGRNPTRMLMQNSFGINIASTTIAFVGTVFLSVHLAFNTQAFKGCQSSPSPDVCISLGSSSDGLVSLMLILTLLELSVTISISAMWCLGNVCGLREAITSPPNSVESGILPEGSDSENLNTQPQASEE; encoded by the exons ATGAAGCCAGAGGAGACTGGTGGTTCTGTTTATCAGCCCTTGGATGAGTCACGCCATGTTCAACGAGGTGTACTGCAAGCCCTCGGG GCCATCCAGATCCTGAATGGAATACTGATTCTAGCTCTCGGAATTTTTCTGGTTTGTTTACAACACGTGTCCCACCACTTCaggcatttcttcttcttcaccttctACACAGGCTACCCACTGTGGGGTGCTGTGTTT TTTATCAGCTCAGGATCCTTGACTGTTGCCGCAGGGAGAAACCCCACACGAATGCTG atgcAAAACAGTTTTGGGATAAACATTGCCAGTACTACAATTGCATTTGTTGGGACTGTTTTCCTTTCTGTGCATTTGGCATTCAATACCCAGGCTTTCAAGGGTTGCCAATCTTCACCGTCACCTGATGTCTGCATTTCCCTGGGTTCCTCATCAGAT GGCCTGGTGTCTTTAATGCTGATTCTCACCCTGCTGGAGCTGTCCGTGACCATTTCTATCTCTGCCATGTGGTGCTTGGGAAATGTTTGTGGTTTAAGAGAG GCAATTACTTCACCTCCTAATTCTGTGGAGTCAGGAATACTTCCTGAAGGAAGTGATTCTGAGAACCTGAACACTCAGCCCCAAGCTTCAGAAGAGTGA
- the Oosp2 gene encoding oocyte-secreted protein 2 precursor: MGVSMALEVLVYLAVLVWTCAWDIDVDVSCSQDWMTVSVSAFSQNKRNPYIFADELYLGQNCRVTQIHAHQYDFIYPVSHCGIRTKVISNEIVCFETEMYFRPRNYCLELQIVPLQCSASRKSVWLMPLSTEEDPKPVKSPFMTDFEATPEELGLLNAHQAASSQNKR, translated from the exons ATGGGGGTCTCTATGGCTTTAGAGGTCCTGGTTTATCTTGCTGTCTTGGTTTGGACTTGTGCTTGGGACATTGACG TGGATGTAAGTTGTTCTCAGGACTGGATGACGGTCAGTGTTAGTGCGTTTTCCCAGAACAAAAGAAATCCATATATTTTTGCTGATGAATTATATCTGGGACAGAACTGCCGTGTAACTCAAATACACGCACATCAATATGATTTCATATACCCTGTTTCTCACTGTGGCATCAGGACAAAG GTTATCTCAAATGAAATCGTCTGTTTTGAAACCGAGATGTACTTTCGTCCAAGGAATTATTGTTTGGAACTTCAGATAGTCCCTTTGCAGTGTTCTGCCTCTCG GAAGTCTGTGTGGCTTATGCCACTATCTACTGAGGAGGATCCAAAACCTGTTAAGAGTCCCTTTATGACTGACTTTGAAGCTACACCAGAAGAGTTGGGGTTATTAAATGCTCACCAAGCTGCTTCCTCCCAGAATAAGAGATAG
- the Ms4a2 gene encoding high affinity immunoglobulin epsilon receptor subunit beta isoform X1 translates to MDTENRSRADLALPNPQESSSAPDIELLEASPAKAAPPKQTWRTFLKKELEFLGFVLSGFLSIISERKNTLYLVRGSLGANIVSSIAAGTGIAMLILNLTNNFAYMNNCKNVTEDDGCFVASFTTELVLMMLFLTILAFCSAVLFTIYRIGQELESKKVPDDRLYEELNVYSPIYSELEDKGETSSPVDS, encoded by the exons atggacacagaaaataggAGCAGAGCAGATCTTGCTCTCCCAAATCCACAAGAATCCTCCAG TGCACCTGACATTGAACTCTTGGAAGCATCTCCTGCCAAAGCAGCCCCACCAAAGCAGACATGGCGGACATTTTTGAAGAAAGAGTTGGAGTTCCTGGGA TTTGTTTTGTCTGGATTTTTGTCAATTATCTCCGAAAGAAAAAACACATTGTATCTG GTGAGAGGCAGCCTGGGAGCAAACATTGTCAGTAGCATCGCTGCAGGGACGGGGATCGCCATGCTGATCCTCAATCTGACCAATAACTTCGCTTATATGAACAACTGCAAGAATGTAACCGAAGACGACGGCTGCTTTGTGGCTTCTTTCACCACA GAACTGGTGTTGATGATGCTGTTTCTCACCATCCTGGCCTTTTGCAGTGCTGTGTTGTTCACTATCTATAGGATTGGACAAGAGTTAGAAAGTAAAAAG GTCCCAGATGATCGTCTTTATGAAGAATTAAATGTGTATTCACCAATTTACAGTGAGTTGGAAGACAAAGGGGAAACATCTTCTCCAGTTGATTCATAA
- the Ms4a2 gene encoding high affinity immunoglobulin epsilon receptor subunit beta isoform d (isoform d is encoded by transcript variant 4) produces the protein MDTENRSRADLALPNPQESSSAPDIELLEASPAKAAPPKQTWRTFLKKELEFLGATQILVGLICLCFGTIVCSVLYVSDFDEEVLLLYKLGYPFWGAVLFVLSGFLSIISERKNTLYLRHRPPFGISISKIEFCTKEELVLMMLFLTILAFCSAVLFTIYRIGQELESKKVPDDRLYEELNVYSPIYSELEDKGETSSPVDS, from the exons atggacacagaaaataggAGCAGAGCAGATCTTGCTCTCCCAAATCCACAAGAATCCTCCAG TGCACCTGACATTGAACTCTTGGAAGCATCTCCTGCCAAAGCAGCCCCACCAAAGCAGACATGGCGGACATTTTTGAAGAAAGAGTTGGAGTTCCTGGGA GCAACACAAATTCTGGTTGGTTTGATATGCCTTTGTTTTGGAACAATTGTCTGCTCCGTACTCTATGTTTCAGACTTTGATGAAGAAGTGCTTTTACTTTATAAACTAGGCTATCCATTCTGGGGTGCAGTGCTG TTTGTTTTGTCTGGATTTTTGTCAATTATCTCCGAAAGAAAAAACACATTGTATCTG AGACACCGTCCTCCCTTTGGAATCTCCATCTCTAAAATAGAGTTCTGTACTAAGGAG GAACTGGTGTTGATGATGCTGTTTCTCACCATCCTGGCCTTTTGCAGTGCTGTGTTGTTCACTATCTATAGGATTGGACAAGAGTTAGAAAGTAAAAAG GTCCCAGATGATCGTCTTTATGAAGAATTAAATGTGTATTCACCAATTTACAGTGAGTTGGAAGACAAAGGGGAAACATCTTCTCCAGTTGATTCATAA
- the Ms4a2 gene encoding high affinity immunoglobulin epsilon receptor subunit beta isoform c (isoform c is encoded by transcript variant 3) produces MDTENRSRADLALPNPQESSSAPDIELLEASPAKAAPPKQTWRTFLKKELEFLGATQILFVLSGFLSIISERKNTLYLNVTEDDGCFVASFTTVPDDRLYEELNVYSPIYSELEDKGETSSPVDS; encoded by the exons atggacacagaaaataggAGCAGAGCAGATCTTGCTCTCCCAAATCCACAAGAATCCTCCAG TGCACCTGACATTGAACTCTTGGAAGCATCTCCTGCCAAAGCAGCCCCACCAAAGCAGACATGGCGGACATTTTTGAAGAAAGAGTTGGAGTTCCTGGGA GCAACACAAATTCTG TTTGTTTTGTCTGGATTTTTGTCAATTATCTCCGAAAGAAAAAACACATTGTATCTG AATGTAACCGAAGACGACGGCTGCTTTGTGGCTTCTTTCACCACA GTCCCAGATGATCGTCTTTATGAAGAATTAAATGTGTATTCACCAATTTACAGTGAGTTGGAAGACAAAGGGGAAACATCTTCTCCAGTTGATTCATAA
- the Ms4a2 gene encoding high affinity immunoglobulin epsilon receptor subunit beta isoform a (isoform a is encoded by transcript variant 1) — protein MDTENRSRADLALPNPQESSSAPDIELLEASPAKAAPPKQTWRTFLKKELEFLGATQILVGLICLCFGTIVCSVLYVSDFDEEVLLLYKLGYPFWGAVLFVLSGFLSIISERKNTLYLVRGSLGANIVSSIAAGTGIAMLILNLTNNFAYMNNCKNVTEDDGCFVASFTTELVLMMLFLTILAFCSAVLFTIYRIGQELESKKVPDDRLYEELNVYSPIYSELEDKGETSSPVDS, from the exons atggacacagaaaataggAGCAGAGCAGATCTTGCTCTCCCAAATCCACAAGAATCCTCCAG TGCACCTGACATTGAACTCTTGGAAGCATCTCCTGCCAAAGCAGCCCCACCAAAGCAGACATGGCGGACATTTTTGAAGAAAGAGTTGGAGTTCCTGGGA GCAACACAAATTCTGGTTGGTTTGATATGCCTTTGTTTTGGAACAATTGTCTGCTCCGTACTCTATGTTTCAGACTTTGATGAAGAAGTGCTTTTACTTTATAAACTAGGCTATCCATTCTGGGGTGCAGTGCTG TTTGTTTTGTCTGGATTTTTGTCAATTATCTCCGAAAGAAAAAACACATTGTATCTG GTGAGAGGCAGCCTGGGAGCAAACATTGTCAGTAGCATCGCTGCAGGGACGGGGATCGCCATGCTGATCCTCAATCTGACCAATAACTTCGCTTATATGAACAACTGCAAGAATGTAACCGAAGACGACGGCTGCTTTGTGGCTTCTTTCACCACA GAACTGGTGTTGATGATGCTGTTTCTCACCATCCTGGCCTTTTGCAGTGCTGTGTTGTTCACTATCTATAGGATTGGACAAGAGTTAGAAAGTAAAAAG GTCCCAGATGATCGTCTTTATGAAGAATTAAATGTGTATTCACCAATTTACAGTGAGTTGGAAGACAAAGGGGAAACATCTTCTCCAGTTGATTCATAA
- the Ms4a2 gene encoding high affinity immunoglobulin epsilon receptor subunit beta isoform b (isoform b is encoded by transcript variant 2), whose product MDTENRSRADLALPNPQESSSAPDIELLEASPAKAAPPKQTWRTFLKKELEFLGATQILVGLICLCFGTIVCSVLYVSDFDEEVLLLYKLGYPFWGAVLFVLSGFLSIISERKNTLYLNVTEDDGCFVASFTTELVLMMLFLTILAFCSAVLFTIYRIGQELESKKVPDDRLYEELNVYSPIYSELEDKGETSSPVDS is encoded by the exons atggacacagaaaataggAGCAGAGCAGATCTTGCTCTCCCAAATCCACAAGAATCCTCCAG TGCACCTGACATTGAACTCTTGGAAGCATCTCCTGCCAAAGCAGCCCCACCAAAGCAGACATGGCGGACATTTTTGAAGAAAGAGTTGGAGTTCCTGGGA GCAACACAAATTCTGGTTGGTTTGATATGCCTTTGTTTTGGAACAATTGTCTGCTCCGTACTCTATGTTTCAGACTTTGATGAAGAAGTGCTTTTACTTTATAAACTAGGCTATCCATTCTGGGGTGCAGTGCTG TTTGTTTTGTCTGGATTTTTGTCAATTATCTCCGAAAGAAAAAACACATTGTATCTG AATGTAACCGAAGACGACGGCTGCTTTGTGGCTTCTTTCACCACA GAACTGGTGTTGATGATGCTGTTTCTCACCATCCTGGCCTTTTGCAGTGCTGTGTTGTTCACTATCTATAGGATTGGACAAGAGTTAGAAAGTAAAAAG GTCCCAGATGATCGTCTTTATGAAGAATTAAATGTGTATTCACCAATTTACAGTGAGTTGGAAGACAAAGGGGAAACATCTTCTCCAGTTGATTCATAA